One Dama dama isolate Ldn47 chromosome 24, ASM3311817v1, whole genome shotgun sequence genomic window, TACTTTGGTACCTGCAGAAGACCTGAGACTCACTACCCGGCGTTTTGTGCTCCTGCAGGGGGAGGCGGTCAGGGGTCCAGGAGCCAAAGACCTGGACCCACCCTGGCACCATGGTCCCCTCCCGGAGGCACTGAGTAAGACAAGCACCCCAGGTGGCCCCCTCACAGGGCATGACATTTCAACCTTACAGACTCGGAGAGCTACTGCTGGACTGACCCTCCAGCCCCCTCCAGAAGGCAGGGGTCTGCCAGGAGTCTGGAACAGAGCCTGGACTGGTGGCCAACAAGTGGAGGGTCCTGCCCCCACCAAAGAGGCTCACTGGTGGCCTGGCTCTGCTGGGGAGCTGCAAGGATCTGTCTGGTGTGACACTGAGACTCCCGGGCTGTCCAGTGGCTTCAGGACCGGCGAGCAGGTACCCCCGTGGCTCACAGAGCAGGACGTGCAGACCCTCCAGCTTCTGGCCCAGGGGGAGGTGGTGGGCAAAGCCCGGGTGCCCGGCCACGGGCAGGTGCTGCTAGTCGGTTTCTCCAGTGAGGGGTCCCTTCAGgatgcagctcctgggctcagcCAGCTCTGCTCCCAGGGTCTCTGTGGCTTGATCAAGAGGCCCGGGGACCTATCCGAGGTCCTGTCCTTCCACGTAGACCGCGTGCTGGGGCTGCGCCGGAGCCTGCCCGCGGTGGCCAGGCGCTTCCACAGCCCCCTGCTGCCCTACCGCTACACGGACGGTGGCGCCCGGCCAGTCATCTGGTGGGCGCCCGACGTGCAGCACCTGGGTGACCCGGAGGACGACCAGAACTCTCTGGCCTTGGGCTGGCTGCAGTACCAGGCCCTGCTGGCACGTGGCTGTGGCCGACCCAGCCATGCCCCATGCCTGGGCATCCATCACGCCGAGTGGGCACGCCTGGCGCTCTTCGACTTCCTGCTGCAGGTAGGCGGGGcctggaggggcggggcggggcctgggggcggggcggggcctgggagggtggggcggggcctgggagggcggggcggggcgcagCGGAGGCGAGGACTCTCGGTGAACTGAGACACTGGAACAGCCTGCGTGAGGGTGGATAGTGACTCTCCCCCTAACCCttgtcttttgcttttgtttgtttgtttgcttttttaccattttttttaatgcttaactttttattttagtcCTTGCCTTTTGACCACCCAGCAcccattttttgttatttttctgccTTGTGTTCATTCATCCAGTGGTGTGCTGAAAACCAGTTTGTATAGGCTCCATTCTTGAATTTCAGGAATTTTATGTCCCGGTTGTGAAACACAGACgttattaaaattgaaattatactAACAATATAATAAGTTATATTAGAAACAAAGGTAATAAATACTCTGAACTCATTACTTCatgattattttacattttactctTGTCTGAGCTCTTGAGGTTCTTTGCATCTACCTAGTAAATACTGTATAGTGTTGAGTTACTGCATGTCTCTTGCTGACTCCACATTCGTGcctgttggtagcttgaaacaGGCCAGGGTAGGAGTAtttatggggcttctcaggtggtgctagtggtaaagaacctgcttgcccatggaggagtcataagagacacaagttcaatccctgagctgggaagatccctggaggaaggcaggcaacccattccactattctctcctggagaaccccatggacagaggagcctggcaggctgtagtccatagggtcgcacagagtcggacatgactgaagcgacttagcacgcgtgcAGGCAGGAGTATTTATACCTTGAGAATCGGGAATTCTACAATCAGGACACCTCCCTATTCCCGGAGAGCTGGTAGTTAAACATTTATCCTTGAATCAAGAAGGATTCAAGCTGGTTGCATAATTCAAAAAAGAGAGTTgagatggaggagagagagaatgagagagggGAGAAATAAAGGGATGATGCTGGACCTGCTTGGAccctggagagagaaggaaaccACAGGGCCAGCTGAGGTCCCTGCTGTGCCAGAAATTAACCCTGGAGTTTTTGGGAGTTTTGGGAAGGGGTTGGGCAGTTAGGACACAGGGCTTACCAGGGGGACTGCAGACATCAGATATTTACTGAGTGGCCTGTTGACAACTGATGTGGCTGCTCCGGGACTTAAGAGCTGGATGTCAGCTGTGGAGACACGAGTGAGGGAATGaggccagaaagaaagaaaaacaaaaaataattcaagCACACAGTGGGTGGATATGTATGCACACAAAGGCAGTCCCATTCCTGTAGGGACCTCTGTTGAGGGAAGAGATCAATACTAGCCCTAAATTTACCTGCTGGGGTGACTGGATGAGCCATGGGTCAAGTTCAACATCATAACCAGATAGCCAGGGGCTGATGCTCCCTGTGTGGTCCATACAAGGTTGGTTGGAAATGTATTTTAGAAGATTCTCAGACCAGTTTAATACTTTGAGATTTCTCATGAAAATCCCACTTCCTCTGAAACACTGGATGGTTTAATAACGTGGGGCCTCTGTTCCCACACAGCAGAAATGAACCTGAGCTGAGTAACTGCTGCCCCTTTAAAGGTTGCCATGCTCCCCTTTCTGCCAAAGACCACACCTCCTGTTGTCTGATGTGATTGTGTGCattctcagtcactaagtcgtgtctgactctttttgattcCACGGActgttgtagcctgccagactctgtccatgggatttcccaggcaagaatactggagtgggttgtcatttcctcctccagggcgtcttccagacccagggattgaacccatgtcctagAACCCAGGGTTctaccctgtgtctcctgcatctcctgcattgcaggcagattctttactactgagccacctgggaagccctgttgtcTGACATCCACCCCCAAACCCTTGGATGTTATCTGTCTGCCTGTGGGTATTTGTCTTCTGTCACTGGACCAGCTGGCCTCCCGCAATACTTCCAGCTCCTTGAGTCTGTGTCTCGTGGCTGCTTTGCGGAGGGAGGAGCGTGGGGCCTGGTGGTTGGCACAGGCTTTGGCACCAGACATATCTGGGTTTGAACCCCCTGCCCACTGGCCATGTCCCACTGTGTGATCCTGAGCAGACTAGCTGGCCTCTTTGAATTTCACTTCTCTCTAAATGGGACCGGGTGTCCCTGCCTTCTGCCCTTGAGGACGTGGCAGCTCTTAATCATCAGCTCCTGTATGCAGGCTTGCTCTGGGCCCCGAGCCTGCTCTGCCCGTGTGTGAAAGGCTGAGGGCTAGGGATTAGTGTCCTCCAGACAGCATGACCTATCCTCCTGCCTGGGAGGGAGGCATTTCCCAGACCACAGCCTACAGTCTTGGGCAAACTGGAAGAGCTGGCCACGCTCCCTCCAGGAACAGCCGTCCTGTGACTGATGGGAGGCAGTCTGTAAAAGCCCCAGTTCCCTGGCTGGGGTGGCTCTGTGGTGCGTGTTCCATGTGTCTCTCAGAGCCCCCTACCAGGATTGAGCCACGGTTGCCCACAGAGCTCATTGCCGGCCCTCCCTGTCTCCCTTCCCCAATCCTTGCTTGTGTTTTTGAATTAGCTCACGGATCGATTGCTTTCGCTCCGAGTTCTTGGCTGCGTTCTGTCTCTGGGGGAGCCTGGCCTCCATCAGATGACACCTCTGACCCTGTGTGGTTTCTGCATGCAGGATCATCCACGTAATATACTTAATACCGCACCTGGCGGTGGCCCAACCTCAGTAACACACAAGCACTGCCCCCAACACTTTACAGGAATTAACTCCTCCAGTCCTCATGGTAGCCTTGCTAGAGAGATAAGAGGCTTCTCCCTCTTTTGAAGTTGGACAGTTGAGGTCCAAGTGGTTAAGTGACTTGGCTAAGTTCATGGCCGGTGGAGCTGAGACACAGCCTGGATGGTCTGGCTCCAGAGCTCACCCTCCTTCTCATATAGTCCTCTTCAGCCGGCCATGggtgagggcaggaaaagggggtGCTGGTCGGGACATCCGGGACTTTGAGCCCTGAGGACCCTCCTTGTGGTCCCCCATCCAGCTGATGTGCACGCAGCCACTTTCTGCCCACACAGAGCCCCTCTGTCTGTCTTTGGAGGTTGTGGTGTGAAGCCCTTCCTCAGCTGCCAAGCCCAGCCACGGGGGTGGACAGTTCAGCCGCCAGAGCACACACAGGTGGGCATGTGGTCAGACACCACTCAGCTGGCCTCAGGCCACGTCTTCCTGGGTTTGCCGAACACCAGGCGAGTCAAACACCCCTGGCTGGCAGATGCTGCCTTCCTAGAAACCACGGGCAGGCTGGAGTGAGGAGGGGCTGTGGGTTTCCCAGCCCAGGAACCCCGGTCCCGACTGAGCAGAAGCCAGGAACAACCTGAGGGTAGTCATGCCTGGACTCAAGAGGGCCGTCTGCCCAGAGGGCGGGAAGTACGTGTGGGGTCGTAGGGACAGGAATGGGCACATTTGTACCTTTTCCTTCTAGAgaggcttctcttttctcatgCCCTGCTTCATCTTGGAGGGCATGTGCTTGACTGCACGGGGTGAGCAGCTGTGGAGAATTCAAGACAGTGAGAGGGTGGTGTTTGCTTATGGAAGTCATCCTGCTGCTTCCGCTGATGCAGGGCCTTCACGTCCGGAAAACCCAGACCCCAGAAAGCCTCAGGTGCCGCCATCCTGGTGCGGGCCACCATCTTTTCTTACCTGGACTCTTCTTCCCTAGCATCTCCCTAACGTCTCCATTTTTGTCCCCTCCAACCGGGTCTCCTTACAGAAGCTGGAGTAATATCTTGGTTTCCATTCCCTCAGGCAGACCCTGAGACCAGGGTCCAGTGTGGTAGTTCCTCGGGGAGGGGACCCCAGGAAACACTCATAGGGAAGAGGAAAGTGAGACGGCCAGAAGGCGGCCAGCAGAGGGCATGTCATCGAA contains:
- the GASK1A gene encoding Golgi-associated kinase 1A isoform X1 — its product is MTQDYFSAEASWLWRKLRGKRRLAMAFCLLTTLSVVTVTRLPPQRPATGPDPGPMEPQGVADVPAPQSRQALSSSWRQRARRLRRSWALPGSSILVCAEEQDHRGHVDSSRRSPGKESSHPGRIGNDITLVPAEDLRLTTRRFVLLQGEAVRGPGAKDLDPPWHHGPLPEALSKTSTPGGPLTGHDISTLQTRRATAGLTLQPPPEGRGLPGVWNRAWTGGQQVEGPAPTKEAHWWPGSAGELQGSVWCDTETPGLSSGFRTGEQVPPWLTEQDVQTLQLLAQGEVVGKARVPGHGQVLLVGFSSEGSLQDAAPGLSQLCSQGLCGLIKRPGDLSEVLSFHVDRVLGLRRSLPAVARRFHSPLLPYRYTDGGARPVIWWAPDVQHLGDPEDDQNSLALGWLQYQALLARGCGRPSHAPCLGIHHAEWARLALFDFLLQVHDRLDRYCCGFEPEPSDPCVEERLREKCRNPRELRLVHILVRSSDPTRLVYIDNAGHLQHPEHKLNFRLLEGIDGFPESVMKVLESGCLQNMLLKSLQTDPVFWESQGGRQGLQQALQTLEGRAQVLLHHIRTHNLTVFPDGGP
- the GASK1A gene encoding Golgi-associated kinase 1A isoform X2, producing MASWLWRKLRGKRRLAMAFCLLTTLSVVTVTRLPPQRPATGPDPGPMEPQGVADVPAPQSRQALSSSWRQRARRLRRSWALPGSSILVCAEEQDHRGHVDSSRRSPGKESSHPGRIGNDITLVPAEDLRLTTRRFVLLQGEAVRGPGAKDLDPPWHHGPLPEALSKTSTPGGPLTGHDISTLQTRRATAGLTLQPPPEGRGLPGVWNRAWTGGQQVEGPAPTKEAHWWPGSAGELQGSVWCDTETPGLSSGFRTGEQVPPWLTEQDVQTLQLLAQGEVVGKARVPGHGQVLLVGFSSEGSLQDAAPGLSQLCSQGLCGLIKRPGDLSEVLSFHVDRVLGLRRSLPAVARRFHSPLLPYRYTDGGARPVIWWAPDVQHLGDPEDDQNSLALGWLQYQALLARGCGRPSHAPCLGIHHAEWARLALFDFLLQVHDRLDRYCCGFEPEPSDPCVEERLREKCRNPRELRLVHILVRSSDPTRLVYIDNAGHLQHPEHKLNFRLLEGIDGFPESVMKVLESGCLQNMLLKSLQTDPVFWESQGGRQGLQQALQTLEGRAQVLLHHIRTHNLTVFPDGGP